The genomic stretch CGCACCACCCGACTGGTACGGGCGAACAGCAGCGCGCCGATCCGGTGCTCAAGCTTCTTGACCACGTGGCTGACCCGGCCGGTGCTGATCCGCAGGCGCTCGGCCGTCCGGCCGAAGTGCAGTTCCTCGGCGAGGGTCAGGAAGACGTCGATATCGTACCGCTCCAACACGTCCGTTCCCATCGTTGACTAGGACGCAACGATGGTACTGCGATCGGCCCTTGGTCGGTGGTGCCGGACGGCGCATCGTGAACGGCATGAACACGACTACTCCCACACCCGTTCGGGTCACCGGTTTCGACCATGTGGTGCTCAACGTGGCCGACGTCGAACGCGCCCTCGACTTCTACTGCGGCGTGCTCGGCCTGGCCCCGGTCCGGGTGGCGCAGTGGCGGGCCGGGCAGGAGTCGTTCCCGTCCGTCCGGGTCAGCCCGGAGACCATCATCGACCTGGTCCGGCGTGACCGGGGCGAGTCCAACGTCGATCATTTCTGCCTGGTCGTGGCACCGCTGGACTGGCAGCGGGTGATCGATTCCGGCGTCTTCACGATCCTCGAAGGCCCGGTCGGGCGGTTCGGGGCACGGGGCGAGGCAGTCTCGCTCTATGTCCGTGACCCGGACGGCAACTCGGTCGAGCTACGGGCGTACCCGCAGGACGCCGAGATCTGAGCGCGGGTGGGTACGAGGGCCGCCGGTCAGCCCAGGCGGTCCTCGTCCGGCTCCGCCACCGCGCGGTAGGCGTCCTCGATCCGGGCGGCCAGCAGGACATCACCCTCGGTGAGAGGCTCGTCGTGATGGCCGACCCGGATCTGGGTGTGGTCGGCCTTGCGGCTGATCTCCGGCCGCAGGTGCAGCGCGTCGGCGACCACCTTGACCCGTTCGGTCAGGGCCGCGTGCTGCGTGTCATCAATGACCAGAGTGCGCCGAATCTGGTCGCCCTCACGCGTCCACCCATTGAGTAGGGTGAGAGCGTCGCTGAGGTAGTCGTGCTTCGCCCGACCGCCGAACAGCGCACGCATCACCGTACCTCCCAGGCTTCGTTGCCGGCTTGTGGCCAAATCGTCGCCGCCCCGTGTCTTGTCGGTGCCTCTAGTCTTACGTCACTCGGATGGTGTGTCCACGCCCACACTTCTTGGGATTCCTGCCCTGACGGTCGACCAAGCTACCCAAACCGCCGATTGATCTGGCACGCTGGACGCCCGTGCGGACCGAACGGGGTAATGGTGGCGGGCAGGCAGCCCGCAGGGACCCGAAGGTGATCGTCGGGGCGGCCATCATCGAGGACGGGCGAGTGCTGGCCTGCGCCCGGTCGGCTCCACCCGAGGTCGCCGGCATGTGG from Micromonospora craniellae encodes the following:
- a CDS encoding VOC family protein — its product is MNTTTPTPVRVTGFDHVVLNVADVERALDFYCGVLGLAPVRVAQWRAGQESFPSVRVSPETIIDLVRRDRGESNVDHFCLVVAPLDWQRVIDSGVFTILEGPVGRFGARGEAVSLYVRDPDGNSVELRAYPQDAEI
- a CDS encoding 4a-hydroxytetrahydrobiopterin dehydratase, producing MRALFGGRAKHDYLSDALTLLNGWTREGDQIRRTLVIDDTQHAALTERVKVVADALHLRPEISRKADHTQIRVGHHDEPLTEGDVLLAARIEDAYRAVAEPDEDRLG